Proteins from one Thermotoga sp. SG1 genomic window:
- the ruvB gene encoding Holliday junction branch migration DNA helicase RuvB produces MSDFLSPERTVYDSGVQFLRPKSLDEFIGQEKVKRKLSLALKAAKMRGEILDHILLAGPPGLGKTTLAHIIASEMQTNIHVTSGPVLAKQGDMAAILTSLERGDVLFIDEIHRLNKAVEEVLYSAIEDFQIDIMIGKGPSAKSIRIDIQPFTLVGATTRSGLLSSPLRSRFGMILELDFYTTEELREIIKRAARLMDVEIEEEAAEMIAKRSRGTPRIAIRLTKRVRDMLTVEGADRIDIRIVQKTMEILNIDEEGLDEFDRKILKTIIEVYRGGPVGLNALAASLGVEADTLSEVYEPYLLQSGFIARTPRGRIATKKAYEHLKYEFPENRLF; encoded by the coding sequence GTGAGTGATTTTCTCTCGCCGGAGAGAACCGTTTACGACAGCGGTGTTCAGTTCTTAAGGCCCAAAAGTCTGGACGAGTTCATCGGACAGGAGAAGGTTAAAAGGAAACTTTCCCTCGCACTGAAAGCCGCAAAGATGAGAGGGGAAATACTCGACCACATACTCCTTGCGGGCCCTCCCGGGCTCGGGAAAACGACCCTTGCCCACATAATCGCAAGCGAGATGCAAACGAACATACACGTAACCAGTGGCCCCGTTCTGGCAAAGCAGGGAGACATGGCCGCCATTCTCACGAGTCTGGAAAGAGGTGACGTACTGTTCATAGATGAAATTCACAGACTGAACAAAGCCGTAGAAGAGGTGCTCTATTCTGCAATAGAGGACTTCCAGATAGACATAATGATCGGAAAGGGACCGAGTGCAAAGTCCATAAGGATAGACATCCAGCCGTTCACCCTCGTTGGAGCCACAACAAGAAGCGGCCTTCTGAGCTCTCCCCTCAGGAGCAGGTTCGGTATGATCCTTGAGCTTGACTTCTACACAACGGAGGAACTGAGGGAGATCATAAAGCGAGCAGCCAGACTGATGGACGTTGAAATAGAAGAAGAAGCGGCGGAGATGATAGCAAAACGCTCCAGGGGAACTCCCCGAATAGCGATAAGGCTCACAAAGAGAGTGAGGGATATGCTCACAGTCGAAGGTGCAGACAGAATCGACATCAGAATCGTTCAGAAGACCATGGAAATCCTCAACATAGACGAAGAAGGACTGGACGAATTCGACAGGAAGATCCTGAAGACGATCATAGAGGTGTACAGAGGAGGGCCGGTGGGTCTGAATGCCCTTGCCGCCTCTCTCGGTGTTGAGGCAGACACCTTAAGTGAGGTGTACGAGCCTTACCTTCTCCAGTCTGGTTTCATCGCAAGGACTCCACGTGGAAGGATCGCAACAAAAAAGGCTTACGAACACCTCAAATACGAGTTTCCAGAAAACCGCCTCTTCTGA
- a CDS encoding S-layer homology domain-containing protein: MRKFLAFALILGALIGISQQFKDVPVNHWAYEAVTEMAKLGVITGMPDGTFQGNSYLTRYQAAVAFYRLYNILKQPSVEVSGLINKVSTLEDLVSTALMKVQNLSDNFGGITSDLESLKNDVANLKSTLVDLKNLRMEVMSQLQSQSDTVQKLDSRVNEALTRIAALESKVSGDFVSKDYVDTRISQTVSRLSDLEKKLSMLETKTANLEALVNNTETSLKDYVEKALKAYTETLDQKLSEISATLEKNNTALSGEIGNLKVLVSKLQSDLETQQKAARALDARVSVLEGQVTTVNNRVENLEKRVSQVESSVGKISSLERSLGAVTARVTKVEEEVQNLSQSNTELSQKVDEIVSSKPWMEDVNSVSATLSKKISDVQTMALAGVAIGIVGVIIGFVMGSSE; the protein is encoded by the coding sequence ATGAGGAAATTTCTGGCATTTGCTCTGATACTCGGAGCACTCATCGGTATCTCACAGCAGTTCAAGGACGTTCCAGTAAACCACTGGGCTTACGAGGCAGTAACTGAGATGGCAAAACTCGGTGTGATCACCGGGATGCCCGACGGCACGTTCCAGGGCAATTCCTACCTCACAAGGTATCAGGCTGCGGTTGCGTTCTACAGACTCTACAACATCCTCAAGCAACCATCCGTTGAGGTCTCAGGCCTCATCAACAAAGTTTCTACACTCGAGGATCTTGTGAGCACTGCCCTGATGAAGGTTCAGAACCTCTCCGATAACTTCGGGGGAATCACGTCCGATCTTGAAAGTCTCAAAAACGATGTGGCCAACCTGAAATCTACCCTTGTGGATCTCAAAAACCTCAGAATGGAAGTCATGAGTCAGCTGCAGAGTCAGTCCGACACGGTTCAGAAACTCGACTCCAGAGTAAACGAAGCCCTCACCAGAATCGCCGCCCTCGAATCGAAGGTCTCTGGAGATTTTGTGAGCAAGGATTACGTGGATACCAGAATATCTCAGACTGTCTCAAGATTGAGCGATCTTGAAAAGAAACTTTCGATGCTTGAGACGAAAACAGCAAATCTTGAAGCCCTTGTGAACAACACAGAGACTTCCTTGAAAGATTACGTGGAGAAGGCACTCAAAGCATACACTGAAACGCTGGATCAGAAACTCTCCGAAATCTCCGCTACTCTTGAGAAAAACAACACCGCACTCTCTGGAGAAATAGGAAACCTCAAGGTTCTTGTTTCCAAACTCCAGAGCGACCTTGAAACACAACAAAAGGCAGCAAGAGCCCTTGACGCACGCGTGAGCGTTCTTGAAGGGCAGGTCACAACGGTCAACAACCGTGTAGAGAACCTCGAAAAGAGAGTCTCACAGGTTGAGTCCTCCGTTGGTAAAATCAGCTCCCTTGAGAGAAGCCTGGGGGCAGTCACCGCGAGAGTCACCAAGGTCGAAGAGGAGGTTCAGAACCTCAGTCAGAGTAACACAGAACTCTCGCAGAAAGTTGACGAGATCGTCTCCTCCAAGCCGTGGATGGAAGACGTGAACAGCGTGAGTGCCACCCTCAGCAAAAAGATCTCGGATGTTCAGACCATGGCCCTTGCAGGAGTTGCCATTGGAATCGTCGGAGTGATCATCGGATTCGTCATGGGTAGTAGCGAATAA
- a CDS encoding NAD(+) kinase — protein MKIAILYREEKEKEGALLKEKLSKEHEIVGFHEASTVSVVDADLIVVVGGDGTMLRAARKAADGTPLVGFKAGRLGFLTSYTLEEVDQFLEDLKKGNFREELRWFIRVESDIGSYLALNDATLERDLSGKMVEIEVNVEHHSSMWFFADGVVVASPTGSTAYSLSIGGPIIFPECEVLEISPIAPQFFLTRSVVIPSSFRVTVECQREINLLIDGTMVGKTKRVIVQKAEKYVKILRPTKYDYVAIVREKLGYGRRIE, from the coding sequence ATGAAGATAGCGATTCTGTACAGAGAGGAGAAAGAGAAAGAAGGAGCTCTGCTGAAAGAAAAACTCTCAAAAGAACACGAAATTGTAGGCTTCCATGAAGCAAGCACTGTAAGCGTCGTTGATGCAGATCTGATAGTGGTGGTCGGTGGAGATGGCACGATGCTCAGGGCGGCAAGAAAGGCCGCTGATGGAACACCTCTGGTGGGATTCAAGGCAGGAAGACTGGGATTCCTTACGTCTTACACTCTCGAAGAAGTGGATCAATTTCTGGAGGATCTGAAAAAGGGGAACTTCCGAGAGGAGTTGAGATGGTTCATCCGTGTGGAGAGTGATATCGGTTCATACCTTGCGTTGAACGATGCTACACTGGAAAGGGATCTGAGCGGAAAGATGGTGGAGATAGAGGTGAACGTCGAACATCATTCCTCCATGTGGTTCTTTGCTGACGGAGTGGTTGTTGCTTCTCCAACGGGCTCCACGGCGTACTCACTTTCCATCGGTGGACCGATAATATTTCCTGAATGTGAAGTGCTGGAGATCTCTCCCATCGCACCGCAGTTTTTTCTGACCAGAAGCGTGGTGATACCCTCCAGTTTCAGAGTCACTGTAGAGTGCCAGAGGGAGATCAACCTGTTGATAGACGGAACGATGGTGGGCAAGACCAAGAGAGTGATCGTTCAGAAGGCCGAAAAGTACGTCAAGATCCTCAGACCAACCAAGTACGACTACGTGGCGATTGTGAGGGAGAAGCTGGGTTACGGGAGGCGCATCGAGTGA
- a CDS encoding Rossmann-like and DUF2520 domain-containing protein codes for MVLNFVGTGNLTRFFLECLKGRYEFGYIISRSIERATGITRLYGGKPATLEDHPPLNGVVFIIVPDRYIESVAEILRVEDGVLVHCSGFLPSDILKREKRASLHPNFSFSSLERALRMKEQIVFGIEGDEEGIRVAVEIAQVISGKYIVIPPQMKRAYHLAAVIASNFPVALAYLSKRIYSSMGVKDPDRLISTLMQGVAESIGKMGMEKALTGPVRRGDWEVVRAEREEFKKIFGNSSFYDEIVNLLKEVAGSERRKTEEDEG; via the coding sequence ATGGTTCTGAATTTTGTGGGAACGGGAAACCTCACAAGATTCTTCCTTGAGTGTCTGAAGGGTCGGTATGAATTCGGGTACATTATCTCTCGTAGCATAGAACGAGCCACCGGTATCACCAGACTTTACGGAGGAAAACCCGCCACTCTGGAAGATCACCCTCCGTTGAATGGAGTGGTGTTCATCATCGTCCCCGATAGGTACATAGAAAGTGTGGCAGAAATTCTGAGAGTTGAAGACGGTGTTCTTGTACACTGCTCTGGTTTTCTTCCCTCGGATATCCTAAAAAGAGAAAAAAGAGCATCTCTTCATCCCAACTTTTCCTTTTCCAGTCTCGAGAGGGCTCTGAGGATGAAAGAGCAGATTGTGTTCGGTATCGAGGGTGATGAAGAAGGAATCCGAGTTGCCGTGGAAATCGCGCAGGTGATATCTGGGAAATACATCGTGATCCCACCGCAGATGAAAAGGGCCTATCATCTTGCTGCTGTTATCGCCTCGAATTTTCCGGTAGCGCTCGCTTACCTTTCAAAGAGGATATACTCTTCCATGGGAGTGAAAGATCCGGATCGCCTCATCTCCACCCTGATGCAGGGAGTTGCAGAAAGCATCGGAAAGATGGGTATGGAGAAAGCCCTAACAGGGCCGGTTAGACGGGGAGACTGGGAAGTGGTAAGGGCAGAACGGGAAGAATTCAAAAAGATCTTTGGGAACTCTTCTTTTTACGATGAGATCGTGAATCTTTTGAAGGAGGTGGCAGGGAGTGAACGTAGAAAAACTGAAGAAGATGAAGGGTAA
- the panB gene encoding 3-methyl-2-oxobutanoate hydroxymethyltransferase produces MNVEKLKKMKGKERIVMVTAYDAPSARIAQDAGIDIILVGDSLGNNVLGYENTIPVTMEEMLIHVAAVRRGAPKAFVVADMPFLSYQPSLEKAIENAGRFLKVGANAVKIEGGEEFGDVVQRLVESGIPVMGHIGLTPQFVNRFGGYRVQGKTEKSREYLLRSARELEKRGAFAIVLEMVVEEVAKEITESVSIPTIGIGSGRFCDGQVLVWHDLLGLNPDFAPRFSKRYANLYETILKALQEFRKEVKEGIFPSEEHVFTDKSQGGVSS; encoded by the coding sequence GTGAACGTAGAAAAACTGAAGAAGATGAAGGGTAAAGAAAGAATTGTGATGGTCACAGCATACGACGCTCCCAGTGCCAGAATAGCCCAGGATGCGGGGATAGATATCATACTCGTTGGAGATTCCCTGGGAAACAACGTTCTTGGGTACGAAAACACCATCCCTGTGACGATGGAGGAGATGCTCATACATGTGGCGGCGGTCAGAAGAGGAGCACCGAAAGCCTTTGTAGTCGCCGATATGCCTTTTCTTTCCTACCAGCCGTCCCTGGAGAAGGCCATAGAGAACGCTGGAAGGTTCTTGAAGGTGGGGGCAAATGCGGTTAAGATAGAGGGTGGAGAGGAATTCGGTGATGTTGTTCAGAGGCTTGTTGAATCGGGAATTCCGGTGATGGGACACATTGGACTCACACCGCAGTTTGTGAACCGCTTTGGAGGTTACAGAGTCCAAGGAAAAACGGAAAAAAGCAGGGAGTACCTTCTGAGAAGTGCCAGAGAACTGGAAAAAAGGGGAGCGTTCGCCATAGTTCTGGAGATGGTCGTTGAAGAAGTGGCAAAGGAGATCACAGAAAGTGTTTCCATTCCGACGATCGGTATTGGATCCGGCCGTTTCTGTGACGGACAGGTTCTTGTATGGCACGACCTTTTGGGACTGAACCCGGATTTTGCGCCACGCTTTTCCAAGAGGTACGCAAACCTGTACGAAACGATTCTGAAGGCTCTTCAGGAGTTCAGAAAGGAAGTGAAAGAAGGTATTTTTCCGTCCGAAGAACATGTGTTCACAGATAAATCTCAGGGAGGTGTATCTTCATGA
- a CDS encoding YggT family protein produces MFVIGNLLRAIAVTLRSFIYIEIVSIVISVIFSWVMPYYYHPVRRFFDSLSSLVLNPIRRFLPPIGSVDISPMIAIFILLFLDEFLVETLFDLAVRLS; encoded by the coding sequence ATGTTCGTGATAGGAAATCTGTTGAGAGCGATCGCTGTGACTCTGAGGAGTTTCATCTACATAGAGATCGTTTCAATCGTGATTTCGGTGATCTTCAGCTGGGTCATGCCTTACTATTACCATCCCGTGAGGAGATTTTTCGATTCTCTTTCTTCTCTTGTTTTGAATCCCATAAGACGTTTTCTTCCTCCCATAGGATCGGTCGACATTTCACCCATGATAGCCATTTTCATCCTTCTTTTTCTAGACGAGTTCCTTGTTGAAACCCTCTTCGATCTGGCGGTGAGGCTCTCATGA
- a CDS encoding DMT family transporter has product MLKALFSLLFVTFIWGATFPLQKIALVGVSPTFYIAIRFTVAAVLSYFLFGKGNFRYGVILGVVLGVAYITQTWGLTLTTSTKSGFITSLYIVFVPIFAYFIEKEVPTPFQIVSFLGGALGLYMISGRIEGLNLGDLLTIFCAISFALHVVLITRFSKRVDEKDLLFPQFLVVTIFSLILSLFFKDWRFNFPAFGSALFTAVFATILAIYLQAKYQKVLGNNISALVFLGEPVFGASLSYLVLGETLSSEQMIGSLFLLASILLSSLERAKIVRSTNQKGRGEHEGAL; this is encoded by the coding sequence TTGTTAAAAGCACTGTTCAGTTTGCTTTTCGTTACGTTCATCTGGGGTGCCACATTTCCTCTTCAGAAGATAGCACTGGTGGGAGTTTCTCCCACCTTTTATATCGCTATCAGGTTCACTGTGGCAGCTGTACTTTCTTATTTTTTGTTTGGAAAGGGAAATTTCAGGTACGGAGTGATCCTGGGCGTTGTTCTCGGGGTAGCGTACATCACACAGACGTGGGGGCTCACGCTCACCACTTCCACAAAGAGTGGTTTCATAACGTCACTCTACATAGTTTTTGTTCCGATCTTCGCCTACTTCATTGAGAAAGAAGTTCCCACACCTTTTCAGATCGTTTCATTTCTTGGGGGAGCGCTGGGGCTCTACATGATCTCTGGAAGAATCGAAGGACTCAACCTGGGAGACCTTCTGACGATTTTCTGTGCGATAAGTTTTGCCCTTCATGTGGTGTTGATAACGCGATTTTCAAAACGGGTTGACGAAAAAGACCTTCTCTTTCCCCAGTTTCTTGTAGTCACCATATTCAGCCTGATTCTGAGTCTGTTCTTCAAAGACTGGAGATTTAACTTTCCTGCGTTTGGAAGCGCCCTCTTCACTGCCGTGTTCGCCACGATACTTGCCATTTATCTTCAGGCAAAGTATCAGAAGGTGCTTGGAAACAACATATCAGCTCTTGTTTTTCTTGGGGAGCCCGTTTTCGGGGCAAGCCTTTCCTATCTTGTCCTGGGGGAAACTCTCTCTTCAGAACAGATGATCGGATCGCTTTTTCTTCTGGCCTCCATTTTACTCTCCAGCCTCGAACGTGCTAAAATAGTTCGTAGTACGAACCAGAAGGGGAGGGGTGAACATGAAGGTGCTCTTTAA
- a CDS encoding amidohydrolase, with the protein MKVLFKNATVFPVSSKPFKGDVLVSNGKIEKVGENLEDPNAEIVDLTGKFLFPGFIDAHSHIGLFEEGVGYYYSDGNEATDPVTPHVKALDGFNPQDPAIERALAGGVTTVMIVPGSANPIGGQGSVVKFKSIVVEECVVKDPAGLKMAFGENPKRVYGERKQTPSTRMGTAGVIRDYFMKVKNYMKKKELAEKEGKEFTETDLKMEIGEMVLRKKIPARMHAHRADDILTAIRIAEEFGFNLVIEHGTEAYKISRILVEKNVPVVVGPLLTFRTKLELKDLTMEVIAKLLKDGVLIALMCDHPVIPLEFATVQAATALRYGAKEEELLKILTVNPAKILGMEDRMGTIEPGKDADLVVWSGHPFDMKSRVERVFIEGTEVFRK; encoded by the coding sequence ATGAAGGTGCTCTTTAAAAATGCAACGGTCTTTCCCGTCTCTTCAAAACCCTTCAAAGGAGATGTTCTGGTCTCGAACGGAAAGATAGAGAAGGTGGGGGAAAACCTTGAGGATCCAAACGCCGAAATCGTTGACCTGACGGGAAAGTTCCTTTTTCCTGGTTTTATAGATGCTCACTCACACATCGGCCTTTTCGAGGAGGGAGTAGGCTACTATTACAGCGATGGAAACGAAGCAACGGATCCTGTCACACCCCATGTGAAGGCACTGGACGGCTTCAACCCACAGGACCCAGCGATCGAGAGGGCTCTTGCTGGTGGAGTCACAACGGTGATGATCGTTCCCGGAAGCGCCAATCCGATAGGCGGACAGGGAAGCGTTGTGAAATTCAAGTCCATCGTTGTGGAAGAGTGTGTGGTGAAAGATCCTGCGGGCCTGAAGATGGCGTTCGGTGAAAACCCAAAAAGAGTTTACGGTGAAAGAAAACAGACTCCCTCAACGAGGATGGGAACGGCCGGTGTGATCAGAGATTATTTCATGAAGGTGAAAAACTACATGAAGAAAAAGGAACTCGCAGAGAAAGAGGGAAAAGAGTTCACCGAAACAGATCTGAAGATGGAAATTGGGGAGATGGTCTTGAGAAAGAAGATCCCCGCACGAATGCACGCCCATCGAGCAGACGACATCCTCACAGCCATCAGAATAGCCGAGGAGTTCGGTTTCAACCTTGTGATAGAGCACGGAACGGAAGCCTACAAGATCTCCAGGATTCTTGTAGAAAAGAACGTGCCTGTCGTTGTAGGACCACTTCTCACTTTCAGAACGAAACTGGAGCTGAAGGATCTCACGATGGAGGTCATCGCAAAACTCTTGAAAGATGGAGTGCTCATTGCATTGATGTGTGATCATCCGGTGATCCCACTCGAATTTGCAACGGTCCAGGCTGCAACCGCCCTGAGATACGGTGCGAAAGAGGAAGAACTCCTGAAGATCCTAACGGTGAATCCTGCGAAGATCCTTGGGATGGAAGACAGGATGGGTACCATAGAACCTGGAAAGGATGCCGATCTTGTGGTTTGGAGTGGTCATCCGTTCGACATGAAATCCAGGGTAGAAAGGGTTTTCATCGAAGGAACTGAAGTCTTCAGAAAATGA
- the fabG gene encoding 3-oxoacyl-[acyl-carrier-protein] reductase, which produces MRLEGKVCMITGAASGIGKATSLLFAQEGAIVAACDVSEPSLNTLVEEAKDLPGRVEPYVLDVTNREQVREVVERIVQKYGRIDVLVNNAGITRDALLVRMKEEDWDAVINVNLKGVFNVTQAVVPYMIKQRSGSIINVSSVVGVYGNPGQTNYAASKAGVIGMTKTWAKELAGRNIRVNAVAPGFIETPMTEKLPDKAREAALSRIPLGRFGKPEEVAQVYLFLASDESSYITGQVIGVDGGLVI; this is translated from the coding sequence ATGAGACTTGAAGGAAAGGTGTGCATGATCACGGGAGCTGCGAGTGGAATAGGAAAGGCCACTTCTCTTCTTTTTGCTCAAGAAGGTGCGATCGTGGCCGCGTGTGACGTGTCCGAGCCCAGTCTCAACACTCTCGTTGAAGAAGCAAAGGATCTTCCAGGAAGGGTGGAACCCTACGTACTCGATGTGACGAACAGAGAGCAGGTGAGGGAAGTTGTGGAAAGGATCGTTCAAAAATACGGCCGCATCGACGTTCTGGTGAACAACGCAGGCATAACAAGGGATGCTCTTCTTGTGAGAATGAAGGAAGAGGACTGGGATGCGGTGATAAACGTGAACTTGAAGGGAGTTTTCAACGTAACACAGGCGGTGGTTCCGTACATGATCAAACAAAGAAGCGGATCGATCATAAACGTCTCCTCCGTGGTGGGTGTCTATGGAAATCCCGGTCAGACCAACTACGCTGCCTCCAAAGCAGGTGTCATTGGAATGACAAAAACGTGGGCGAAAGAACTCGCCGGGAGAAACATCAGGGTGAACGCTGTGGCACCCGGTTTCATAGAAACACCGATGACAGAGAAACTCCCAGATAAAGCACGCGAAGCGGCACTCTCCAGAATTCCCCTCGGCCGGTTTGGAAAACCCGAGGAGGTGGCACAGGTCTACCTGTTCCTTGCATCCGACGAGTCGAGTTACATCACAGGACAGGTGATAGGAGTGGATGGGGGCCTCGTGATCTGA
- a CDS encoding YggS family pyridoxal phosphate-dependent enzyme translates to MGLRENLEKVMERIENAALRSGRDPSEVKLVVASKYASVQEMEELFLLGVRDFGENRAQDLIRKSEHFKGEPIIWHFIGRIQTNKVKYIVPKCELIHSVWRVEELEEIEKRAAKINKVQKILIEVNVFGEESKAGLPVESVEEFLKTCQKFDHVEVLGFMTMAPYVEDPEEVRWGFRELRKLRDELSQRFSGNIKLKELSMGMSNDFEVAIEEGATIVRIGSAIFEGGK, encoded by the coding sequence ATGGGATTGAGAGAAAACCTGGAGAAAGTCATGGAGAGAATAGAAAATGCTGCCCTTCGTTCGGGTAGAGACCCTTCGGAAGTGAAACTCGTTGTCGCTTCAAAGTACGCCAGCGTTCAAGAGATGGAGGAACTTTTCCTTCTTGGAGTTCGAGATTTTGGTGAAAACAGAGCGCAAGATCTCATCAGAAAGAGTGAACATTTCAAAGGGGAACCCATCATCTGGCATTTCATCGGAAGAATACAAACGAACAAGGTGAAATACATCGTGCCAAAGTGTGAACTCATACACTCTGTCTGGAGAGTGGAAGAACTCGAGGAGATTGAAAAGAGAGCAGCAAAGATCAACAAGGTTCAGAAGATACTGATCGAGGTGAACGTCTTCGGTGAAGAATCGAAGGCTGGCCTACCCGTTGAGAGTGTCGAAGAATTCCTGAAAACCTGCCAGAAGTTCGATCACGTGGAAGTCCTTGGATTTATGACCATGGCACCATACGTTGAAGATCCCGAAGAGGTGAGATGGGGGTTCAGAGAACTCAGAAAACTGAGAGATGAACTGTCGCAGAGGTTCAGTGGAAACATAAAACTGAAGGAGCTTTCCATGGGGATGAGCAACGACTTCGAGGTTGCAATAGAAGAAGGTGCAACCATAGTCAGAATAGGAAGCGCCATATTCGAAGGAGGGAAGTGA
- a CDS encoding alanyl-tRNA editing protein, whose product MRIDDVVKNENQVIAIAKESPFYPDGKGGQLGDRGKIGPARVLRVKEKNGYILHYLDTELEPGEYDCEIDFSRRRDIACQHTAQHILSAAFLKTADLETVSFHMGEEISTIDLNAPFILEDVLEEVEDLANEVVRKCERVEILEVDQEEAKNMNLRKISKVKEKIRVVKIGDFDIAACGGFHVENTGEIGLIKIVDTEKVKKMFTRVYFVAGERALKDYRNKDKLIKALTTVLTTSPQELEKRVKNLLESVKEKSSKLEKLAELCASLLAKNMASEKIGRFEVYDFDGPQEVGKYLPKFLADRENTVILLRYPDRVEIISNWIDCRKIFERLKEDMNIKGGAGQKRAIVSTGSSKVVEKIREILEWF is encoded by the coding sequence ATGAGAATAGACGATGTTGTAAAAAACGAAAACCAGGTGATAGCAATAGCAAAGGAGAGCCCTTTCTATCCAGATGGAAAGGGAGGCCAACTAGGAGACAGAGGAAAGATCGGCCCTGCAAGGGTATTGAGAGTAAAGGAGAAAAACGGCTACATCCTCCACTATCTGGACACCGAACTTGAGCCAGGTGAGTACGACTGCGAGATAGATTTTTCCAGGCGGAGAGACATCGCATGTCAGCACACCGCCCAGCACATACTCTCTGCTGCTTTTCTCAAAACGGCTGATCTTGAAACCGTGAGTTTCCACATGGGAGAGGAAATATCCACAATAGATCTGAACGCACCATTCATCCTGGAAGATGTTCTGGAAGAAGTAGAAGACCTAGCGAACGAAGTGGTGAGAAAGTGTGAAAGAGTGGAGATATTGGAGGTAGACCAGGAAGAAGCAAAAAACATGAATCTCAGAAAGATTTCCAAGGTGAAAGAAAAGATAAGGGTGGTGAAGATAGGAGACTTCGACATCGCAGCGTGCGGAGGCTTCCACGTGGAAAACACTGGAGAGATAGGACTTATAAAAATCGTCGACACGGAGAAGGTCAAAAAGATGTTCACAAGAGTGTACTTCGTCGCAGGAGAGCGCGCCCTGAAAGATTACAGAAACAAAGACAAATTGATCAAAGCTCTGACCACTGTCCTCACCACATCTCCCCAGGAGCTGGAAAAAAGGGTGAAAAATCTTCTGGAAAGCGTAAAAGAAAAGAGCTCAAAACTCGAAAAACTCGCAGAACTCTGTGCGTCACTTCTGGCCAAAAACATGGCGTCGGAGAAGATCGGCCGTTTTGAGGTGTACGATTTTGATGGTCCGCAGGAGGTCGGAAAGTACTTGCCGAAGTTTCTGGCAGACAGAGAAAACACGGTCATCTTGTTGAGGTATCCAGACCGGGTCGAGATCATCTCGAACTGGATCGATTGCAGGAAGATTTTCGAGAGGTTGAAAGAAGACATGAACATCAAAGGTGGAGCCGGTCAGAAAAGAGCGATAGTATCGACGGGTTCCTCAAAAGTCGTGGAGAAAATCAGGGAGATATTGGAATGGTTCTGA
- the phoU gene encoding phosphate signaling complex protein PhoU, with product MNRLLSDRVEEFKKGVLKAGWFIEKMFRNSISALVERNESLAKEVIADEEVVDQMEVEIQEKAMEILGLFSPIGKPLLTVTAGIRVAELIENIADKCHDIAKNVLELMEEPPLKPLEDIPNMANQTSEMLKFALRMFADVNVEKSFEVCRMDSKVDDLYEKVREELLLYMMESPKYVKRALLLLEIAGHIEIIADYATNIVEVSVYMVQGEPYKCYHDELLLFKKAGGVLFENID from the coding sequence GTGAACAGGTTGTTGAGTGACAGGGTTGAGGAGTTCAAAAAAGGTGTTTTGAAGGCAGGATGGTTCATAGAAAAGATGTTCCGCAACTCAATATCCGCTCTCGTTGAAAGAAACGAATCACTGGCAAAAGAAGTGATCGCTGACGAGGAGGTCGTTGACCAGATGGAAGTGGAGATTCAGGAAAAAGCCATGGAAATCCTTGGACTCTTCTCTCCTATCGGAAAACCCCTCCTGACTGTCACAGCCGGTATAAGAGTTGCAGAACTCATAGAAAACATCGCAGACAAATGTCACGATATAGCCAAAAACGTCCTCGAACTCATGGAAGAGCCTCCGCTGAAACCGCTGGAGGACATACCCAATATGGCAAACCAGACCTCAGAGATGCTGAAATTTGCTCTGAGGATGTTCGCAGATGTGAACGTGGAGAAATCCTTCGAGGTCTGCAGAATGGATTCCAAGGTGGACGATCTGTATGAGAAGGTCAGAGAAGAACTTCTTCTCTACATGATGGAATCTCCAAAGTACGTGAAAAGGGCTTTACTTCTGCTTGAAATAGCCGGTCATATAGAGATCATTGCAGATTACGCAACGAACATTGTGGAGGTCTCCGTATACATGGTTCAAGGAGAACCGTACAAGTGCTACCACGACGAGCTCCTTCTCTTCAAGAAAGCCGGAGGGGTGTTGTTTGAAAATATTGACTAA